The proteins below are encoded in one region of Eulemur rufifrons isolate Redbay chromosome 2, OSU_ERuf_1, whole genome shotgun sequence:
- the LOC138398594 gene encoding LOW QUALITY PROTEIN: uncharacterized protein (The sequence of the model RefSeq protein was modified relative to this genomic sequence to represent the inferred CDS: inserted 1 base in 1 codon; deleted 2 bases in 1 codon; substituted 5 bases at 5 genomic stop codons), with translation MVSLAASPPSNESQAEGSVVEMGLEKLRSSSATQGGKLRRVMLLYQCEDFGCDDGACRSSAVEEAMPDTLIHVPKISTGLGMRFNEGGNKAPGDERAKEWKKPECLENQQNHMAESHLLTGITCFSLRGELKLRKLGSSRPRCPHIQCLVRALFLVHRQLSPRGAFAWQKGHSDLLHTRCYLNIHRKLLSPPCPLQSISRAPIIVGPLFSSFQPAFRASKAXHRVYYITRHKPKQLAAGLLKXQQQKIFSGLEEXPLQMSPNFSNFLVYRIKSLKMALKVFKCAHSEPTTRCQTVTQGAARGEGSXALSALASAAAAPGSVAXAANAPSPRRKRKSPGRGALQSXLHGNVTQQHRACSSLLFPFLVAGTLSSCVHLEGSISCTC, from the exons ATGGTATCCCTTGCAGCATCACCTCCCTCCAACGAGTCCCAGGCCGAAGGAAGTGTGGTGGAAATGGGCcttgagaaattaa gatcgTCGTCAGCCACCCAAGGAGGAAAATTGCGCAGGGTGATGCTGCTGTACCAGTGTGAAGATTTTGGCTGTGACGATGGGGCCTG CCGGAGCTCTGCTGTAGAGGAAGCCATGCCAGACACTCTGATTCACGTGCCTAAAATATCAACTGGCCTGGGTATGCGA TTTAATGAGGGTGGTAACAAGGCCCCAGGGGATGAGCGAGCCAAAGAGTGGAAAAAGCCTGAGTGTCTGGAAAACCAGCAGAACCACATGGCAGAGAGCCATCTGCTAACCGGGATCACTTGCTTCAGCCTAAGGGGTGAGTTAAAA ttgcggaaactgggaagttcaagaccaaggtGCCCGcacattcagtgtctggtgagggccctcttcctggtgcATAGACAGCTGTCCCCTCGCGGTGCCTTCGCGTGGCAGAAGGG TCATTCAGATCTGCTCCACACACGTTGTTATTTGAACATTCACAGAAAACTA TTATCTCCTCCCTGCCCTCTACAAAGCATCTCCAGGGCACCCATTATTGTGGGGCCACTGTTTTCATCCTTCCAACCAGCGTTCAGGGCTTCCAAAGCCTAACATCGTGTTTATTACATAACAAGACATAAGCCAAAACAACTTGCTGCTGGgcttttaaaatagcaacagcAAAAAATCTTTTCCGGGCTTGAGG AACCACTTCAAATGTCTCCTAATTTCAGCAATTTTCTGGTCTATAgaataaaaagtctaaaaatggCTCTGAAAGTATTTAAGTGCGCTCACAGCGAACCCACCACTCGCTGTCAGACAGTGACGCAGGGGGCGGCACGTGGAGAGGGAAGCTGAGCGCTCTCCGCCTTGGCATCTGCAGCAGCCGCTCCAGGGAGCGTTGCCTGAGCGGCAAACGCTCCCTCtccaaggagaaaaaggaaaagtcctgGTCGTGGAGCCCTTCAAAGTTAGCTCCATGGTAATGTGACTCAGCAGCACAGAGCTTGTTCCTCCCTTTTGTTCCCTTTTCTAGTTGCGGGGACCCTTAGCAGTTGTGTTCATCTGGAGGGCTCAATTAGTTGCACATGTTAA